Proteins encoded by one window of Streptomyces clavuligerus:
- a CDS encoding glycoside hydrolase family 13 protein, with product MTQELAPTLRDQSAAHSAGWWRDAVIYQVYVRSFADSDGDGIGDLRGIRRRLPYLAELGVDAVWLTPFYASPQADGGYDVADYRAVDPLFGDLSDADDLVREAHRLGLRIIVDIVPNHTSDQHAWFRAALAGGEERALYHFRPGRGTDGELPPNDWESVFGGPAWTRTEAGDWYLHLFASEQPDLDWNHPKVREEFDSILRFWLDLGVDGFRIDVAHGMVKAEGLPDIGLSEQAKLIGAQVLPFFDQDGVHEIHRSWRTLLDSYEGERIGVAEAWAPSSERLALYVRPDELHQAFNFQFLTCDWDATAMRRVIDGSLAATASVGAPTTWVLSNHDVVRHTTRYGGGEQGLRRARAAALLTLALPGSAYVYQGEELGLPEVQDLPDTVRQDPAFFRGDGQDGMRDGCRVPMPWSGTEAPYGFGPGGSWLPQPESWGRLSVAAQSGDPRSTLELYRSALALRKELPGLGDGEMEWLATPEGVLSFGRPGLVCTLNTLATEAELPVPGRPVLSSAALEFSGAAVRIPGETCVWWAV from the coding sequence ATGACCCAGGAGCTCGCTCCCACTCTCCGTGACCAGTCCGCCGCCCACTCGGCCGGCTGGTGGCGGGACGCCGTCATCTATCAGGTGTACGTACGCTCCTTCGCCGACAGCGACGGCGACGGCATCGGCGATCTGCGCGGCATCCGCCGCCGGCTGCCCTATCTGGCGGAGCTGGGCGTGGACGCCGTCTGGCTCACCCCGTTCTACGCCTCGCCGCAGGCCGACGGGGGCTACGACGTGGCGGACTACCGGGCCGTCGACCCGCTGTTCGGCGATCTGTCCGACGCCGACGACCTGGTGCGCGAGGCCCATCGGCTGGGGCTGCGGATCATCGTCGACATCGTGCCCAACCACACCTCCGACCAGCACGCCTGGTTCCGGGCGGCGCTCGCCGGGGGCGAGGAGCGCGCGCTGTACCACTTCCGGCCGGGCCGCGGGACCGACGGCGAACTGCCGCCCAACGACTGGGAGTCCGTCTTCGGCGGCCCGGCGTGGACCCGTACCGAGGCGGGCGACTGGTACCTCCACCTCTTCGCCTCCGAGCAGCCCGACCTCGACTGGAACCACCCCAAGGTCCGCGAGGAGTTCGACTCGATCCTCCGCTTCTGGCTGGACCTGGGCGTCGACGGCTTCCGTATCGACGTCGCCCACGGCATGGTGAAGGCCGAGGGGCTGCCGGACATCGGGCTCAGCGAGCAGGCCAAGCTGATCGGCGCCCAGGTGCTGCCCTTCTTCGACCAGGACGGCGTCCACGAGATCCACCGCTCCTGGCGGACGCTGCTCGACTCGTACGAGGGCGAGCGCATCGGCGTCGCCGAGGCATGGGCCCCCAGCTCCGAGCGGCTCGCGCTCTACGTCCGCCCCGACGAGCTGCACCAGGCGTTCAACTTCCAGTTCCTGACCTGCGACTGGGACGCGACGGCCATGCGCCGGGTCATCGACGGTTCGCTGGCGGCGACGGCCTCCGTGGGCGCGCCCACCACCTGGGTGCTCTCCAACCACGACGTGGTCCGCCACACCACCCGTTACGGCGGCGGCGAGCAGGGGCTGCGCCGGGCCCGCGCGGCGGCGCTGCTGACGCTGGCGCTGCCCGGCTCGGCCTATGTCTACCAGGGCGAGGAGCTGGGGCTGCCCGAGGTGCAGGATCTGCCGGACACGGTCCGCCAGGACCCGGCCTTCTTCCGGGGCGACGGCCAGGACGGTATGCGGGACGGCTGCCGGGTGCCGATGCCGTGGTCCGGCACCGAGGCCCCGTACGGCTTCGGGCCCGGCGGGAGCTGGCTGCCGCAGCCGGAGTCCTGGGGCCGTCTCTCGGTGGCCGCGCAGAGCGGGGACCCGCGTTCCACTCTGGAGCTGTACCGCTCGGCGCTGGCGCTGCGCAAGGAGCTGCCGGGCCTCGGCGACGGGGAGATGGAGTGGCTGGCGACGCCCGAGGGGGTGCTGTCCTTCGGCCGCCCGGGGCTCGTCTGCACCCTGAACACCCTGGCGACCGAGGCCGAGCTGCCCGTGCCGGGCCGTCCGGTGCTGTCCTCTGCGGCGCTGGAGTTCTCCGGCGCGGCGGTCCGTATCCCCGGCGAGACCTGCGTCTGGTGGGCAGTCTGA
- a CDS encoding carbohydrate ABC transporter permease, whose product MSTLIARTRRSFATHWYAWAMVLPVVVVLAVLVGYPLGRGVYLSFTDANEANIGRVIGDFEVPASYSFVGLDNYWHILSGQEGSFYPRLGWTLAWTASCVFLHYTIGLGLALMLNRRLKGRSVYRVLLILPWAVPAFVAAFAWKLMYNTNNGVLNALLGKVGVGPVDWLGDPFVQKLSVIAVNTWLGVPFMMVAILGGLQSIPRELYEAAEMDGASPWQRFRNVTLPGLRPVSSTIVLLGTIWTFNMFPIIFLVIGQAGGTESEILVTYAYRLAFQGVRDYAGSATYGIVILSLLLVFSVFYRGMLKRQEAAQ is encoded by the coding sequence ATGAGCACCCTCATAGCCAGGACCAGACGGTCCTTCGCCACCCACTGGTACGCGTGGGCCATGGTCCTGCCCGTGGTGGTCGTCCTCGCCGTGCTGGTCGGCTATCCGCTGGGCCGGGGCGTCTACCTCTCCTTCACCGACGCCAACGAGGCCAACATCGGCCGGGTGATCGGTGACTTCGAGGTCCCGGCGAGCTACTCGTTCGTCGGTCTCGACAACTACTGGCACATCCTCTCCGGGCAGGAGGGCTCCTTCTACCCCCGGCTCGGCTGGACCCTCGCCTGGACCGCGAGCTGTGTCTTCCTGCACTACACCATCGGCCTCGGCCTCGCGCTGATGCTCAACCGCAGACTGAAGGGCCGCTCGGTCTACCGGGTGCTGCTGATCCTGCCCTGGGCGGTCCCGGCGTTCGTCGCCGCGTTCGCCTGGAAGCTGATGTACAACACCAACAACGGTGTGCTGAACGCCCTGCTGGGCAAGGTCGGCGTGGGACCGGTGGACTGGCTGGGCGACCCCTTCGTCCAGAAGCTCTCCGTCATCGCCGTGAACACCTGGCTCGGGGTGCCGTTCATGATGGTCGCCATCCTCGGCGGTCTCCAGTCCATCCCGCGCGAGCTGTACGAGGCGGCCGAGATGGACGGGGCCTCCCCCTGGCAGCGGTTCCGGAACGTGACCCTCCCGGGGCTGCGGCCCGTCAGCTCCACCATCGTCCTGCTCGGCACCATCTGGACGTTCAACATGTTCCCGATCATCTTCCTGGTGATCGGCCAGGCCGGCGGCACCGAGAGCGAGATCCTGGTGACCTACGCGTACCGCCTCGCCTTCCAGGGCGTACGGGACTACGCGGGCTCCGCCACCTACGGCATCGTGATCCTCTCCCTGCTCCTGGTGTTCTCCGTGTTCTACCGAGGGATGCTCAAGCGTCAGGAGGCCGCCCAGTGA
- a CDS encoding phosphatase PAP2 family protein — protein sequence MGETTVKSKDGRTAHVPSPTPDGPSGARRARFLGYFQGLRSPRRPRIWFEILLIAISYWTYSLIRNAVPEQKAQALRNANWIWEFEKSLGLAFEYSVNHAVNSVTWLIVTMNYYYATLHFVVTIGVLVWLYRWHPGRYAAGRLVLFATTAVALVGYYLYPLAPPRLMDGVDFIDTVLVHETWGSMASGDLKNMSNQYAAMPSMHIGWSLWSGVIVFALAKAPWAKILGLLYPVATLVVIVATANHFWLDAVGGILCLGFGFGLSYAWYRALPHRLPKVPERESVRSGPAREREPEHAGAHG from the coding sequence ATGGGTGAAACGACTGTGAAGAGCAAGGACGGCCGCACGGCCCATGTCCCGTCACCCACACCGGACGGCCCGTCCGGGGCTCGCAGAGCCCGTTTCCTCGGATATTTCCAGGGGCTGCGGTCGCCGCGCCGCCCGCGTATCTGGTTCGAGATCCTGCTGATCGCGATCAGCTACTGGACCTATTCCCTCATCCGTAACGCGGTGCCCGAGCAGAAGGCCCAGGCACTGCGCAACGCGAACTGGATCTGGGAATTCGAGAAATCGCTGGGACTGGCCTTCGAGTATTCGGTCAACCATGCCGTGAATTCCGTGACATGGCTGATCGTGACCATGAACTACTACTACGCCACCCTGCACTTCGTCGTCACCATCGGCGTTCTCGTCTGGCTCTACCGCTGGCATCCGGGCCGCTACGCGGCGGGGCGCCTGGTGCTCTTCGCCACCACCGCCGTGGCACTGGTCGGCTACTACCTGTATCCGCTCGCGCCGCCCCGGCTGATGGACGGCGTCGATTTCATCGACACGGTGCTGGTGCACGAGACCTGGGGCTCCATGGCCTCCGGCGACCTCAAGAACATGTCGAACCAGTACGCCGCGATGCCGTCGATGCACATCGGCTGGTCGCTGTGGTCCGGCGTGATCGTCTTCGCCCTGGCGAAGGCTCCCTGGGCGAAGATTCTGGGATTGCTGTACCCGGTGGCGACCCTGGTCGTCATCGTGGCCACCGCGAATCATTTCTGGCTGGACGCCGTGGGCGGAATTCTCTGCCTCGGATTCGGCTTCGGGCTCTCGTACGCGTGGTACCGGGCCCTGCCGCACCGGCTGCCGAAGGTTCCCGAACGGGAGAGCGTGCGGAGCGGGCCCGCGCGCGAGCGGGAGCCGGAGCACGCGGGCGCCCACGGCTGA
- a CDS encoding NUDIX domain-containing protein, translating into MGAKRTRRIDYWKDPEAPEPTSRKTSASVFVRDEAGRLLLLRRVDNGLWTIPTGGVKKGETVGEAGVRECREETGLEVEVTGLVGVFSTPDHVIVYLHGDRVDEVRQPINICLRARVTGGRIMPEPSEAAEVRWVDPSVLDEYPIHPALRTRIDHGLRSTEPCIS; encoded by the coding sequence ATGGGTGCCAAGCGGACGCGGAGGATCGACTACTGGAAGGACCCGGAGGCCCCCGAGCCGACGAGCCGTAAGACGTCCGCGTCGGTGTTCGTCCGCGATGAGGCAGGCCGCTTGCTGCTCCTGCGGCGCGTGGACAACGGCTTGTGGACCATCCCGACCGGCGGTGTGAAGAAAGGTGAAACGGTCGGTGAGGCCGGTGTCCGGGAATGCCGTGAGGAGACGGGCCTTGAGGTGGAGGTGACGGGCCTCGTGGGCGTGTTCTCGACGCCGGATCACGTCATCGTCTACCTGCATGGCGACCGTGTCGACGAAGTGCGGCAGCCGATCAATATCTGCTTGCGTGCCCGGGTGACCGGCGGCCGAATCATGCCGGAGCCGTCGGAGGCGGCAGAGGTGCGGTGGGTGGACCCGTCCGTACTGGACGAGTATCCGATCCATCCGGCGCTACGGACGCGGATCGATCACGGGCTTCGGTCGACAGAGCCCTGCATCAGCTGA
- a CDS encoding serine hydrolase domain-containing protein, with product MTTARRIRRLGTVGLVATAVAATAFTAPAQAAPAQAGTGQAGTAQQQTRTAQTSTAHDRTQQALDALVRAGATGVTAAVTDRDGVWKGTAGLGDTATSTPRGANDRFRIGSVTKTFVATVLLQMEAEGRLDLDDTVEKHLPGLVRGNGNDGRKITVRQLLNHTSGLFNYTSDPEFAQRNLFAPGFFERRYDTHTPRDLVRVALKHRPDFAPGAGHSYSNTGYILAGMIIEKAGGNSYEHEIRERIIKPLKLRATILPGTNPRLPAPSARNYSSLTPDPAAPAVHDVTEHNMTWGWAAGDMISTTTDLNRFFGALMRGRLLPQRQLDAMLTAVPSSSHPLYSGYGLGIYTVRNACGAELWSHSGGVVGAGTEAVTTRDGRHTLTYNVNDDQVSRLSQVSVVDAEFCGTSTSDSTERRVPLR from the coding sequence ATGACGACGGCACGTCGAATACGGCGCCTGGGTACGGTCGGACTGGTCGCGACGGCGGTCGCCGCCACCGCCTTCACCGCACCCGCGCAGGCCGCACCCGCGCAGGCCGGTACCGGACAGGCCGGGACCGCGCAGCAGCAGACACGGACGGCGCAGACCTCCACGGCGCACGACAGGACCCAGCAGGCCCTCGACGCCCTCGTGCGGGCCGGGGCCACCGGAGTCACCGCCGCCGTCACCGACCGGGACGGTGTCTGGAAGGGGACCGCCGGACTCGGCGACACCGCGACATCCACCCCGCGCGGAGCGAACGACCGCTTCCGGATCGGCAGCGTCACCAAGACCTTCGTCGCCACGGTGCTGCTCCAGATGGAGGCGGAAGGGCGGCTCGATCTCGACGACACCGTCGAGAAGCACCTCCCCGGCCTGGTCCGGGGCAACGGCAACGACGGCCGCAAGATCACCGTACGCCAGCTCCTCAACCACACCAGCGGGCTCTTCAACTACACCAGCGACCCGGAGTTCGCGCAGCGGAACCTCTTCGCCCCCGGTTTCTTCGAGCGCCGCTACGACACCCACACCCCCCGCGACCTCGTACGGGTCGCCCTCAAGCACCGGCCGGACTTCGCCCCCGGGGCCGGTCACTCGTACTCCAACACCGGCTACATCCTGGCCGGGATGATCATCGAGAAGGCCGGCGGAAACAGCTATGAGCACGAGATACGCGAACGGATCATCAAGCCGCTCAAGCTGCGCGCCACCATCCTCCCCGGGACGAACCCGCGACTGCCCGCGCCGAGCGCCCGCAACTACTCCTCGCTGACCCCCGACCCGGCGGCGCCCGCCGTCCACGATGTGACCGAGCACAATATGACCTGGGGCTGGGCGGCCGGAGACATGATCTCCACCACCACCGACCTCAACCGCTTCTTCGGCGCGCTGATGCGGGGCAGACTCCTTCCGCAGCGGCAGCTCGACGCGATGCTGACGGCCGTGCCCTCCTCCAGCCACCCCCTGTACAGCGGCTACGGGCTCGGCATCTACACCGTCCGCAACGCCTGCGGCGCCGAGCTGTGGAGCCACAGCGGCGGCGTGGTCGGCGCCGGGACCGAGGCCGTCACCACCCGTGACGGGCGTCATACGCTCACCTACAACGTCAACGACGACCAGGTGAGCAGGCTGAGCCAGGTGAGCGTCGTCGACGCCGAGTTCTGCGGCACCAGCACCAGCGACAGCACCGAGCGGCGCGTTCCGCTGCGCTGA
- a CDS encoding extracellular solute-binding protein produces the protein MRRGITVAAIAGVLALTATACGGNDGGSGDSSGKKAAEDPQSVSGSITWWDTSNEAEGPTYDKLVAAFQKEYPKIKVDRTSVSFDQAEQKFKTAAQSGKGAPDVIRTDVGWSAGFANLGYLQPLDGTPALDNVGDFLPGPLSTAKWNGETVGVPQVTDTLGLLYNKEVFQEAGIAKPPATWDEFIATAKKIKQKTGVTGTMLNPEGYFSLPFLYGEGADMLDVEGKKITVASPEGVKAMETALQLTESDVALKPATTDGYVAAQTAFKDGKVAMIVNGPWSVSDSYGGKAFKNKDNLGIANIPAGSTGKAAAPIGGHNYSVYRGSGNKDAAYLFVKFMSSAKSQELTAKEINTLPTRTSAYTAAVTADPAKKAFQQALSVSRSRPVIPGVGDLFVAFDQHYVKILRGDVSPEDGLKALAKEWNTKLLKDYTVG, from the coding sequence ATGCGCAGGGGCATCACCGTTGCCGCGATAGCCGGCGTGCTGGCGCTGACCGCCACCGCCTGCGGCGGCAACGACGGCGGCAGCGGCGACAGCAGCGGCAAGAAGGCCGCCGAGGACCCGCAGAGCGTCTCGGGTTCCATCACCTGGTGGGACACGTCCAACGAGGCCGAGGGCCCCACGTACGACAAGCTCGTCGCCGCGTTCCAGAAGGAATACCCCAAGATCAAGGTCGACCGGACCTCGGTCTCGTTCGACCAGGCGGAGCAGAAGTTCAAGACGGCGGCACAGTCGGGCAAGGGCGCCCCTGATGTCATCCGTACCGATGTGGGCTGGTCCGCCGGGTTCGCCAACCTGGGCTACCTCCAGCCGCTGGACGGCACCCCCGCCCTGGACAACGTCGGGGACTTCCTGCCCGGCCCGCTCTCCACCGCCAAGTGGAACGGCGAGACGGTCGGTGTCCCGCAGGTCACCGACACTCTGGGGCTGCTCTACAACAAGGAGGTCTTCCAGGAGGCCGGGATCGCGAAGCCCCCGGCGACCTGGGACGAGTTCATCGCCACGGCGAAGAAGATCAAGCAGAAGACCGGTGTCACCGGGACCATGCTCAACCCCGAGGGCTACTTCTCGCTGCCGTTCCTGTACGGCGAGGGCGCCGACATGCTCGACGTCGAGGGCAAGAAGATCACGGTCGCCTCGCCCGAGGGCGTGAAGGCCATGGAGACCGCGCTTCAGCTCACCGAGTCCGACGTGGCGCTGAAGCCCGCGACGACCGACGGGTATGTCGCGGCCCAGACCGCCTTCAAGGACGGCAAGGTCGCCATGATCGTCAACGGTCCGTGGTCGGTCTCCGACAGCTACGGCGGCAAGGCGTTCAAGAACAAGGACAACCTGGGCATCGCCAATATCCCGGCCGGTTCCACCGGCAAGGCGGCGGCCCCCATCGGCGGCCACAACTACTCCGTCTACCGGGGCTCCGGCAACAAGGACGCCGCCTACCTCTTCGTGAAGTTCATGTCCTCCGCGAAGAGCCAGGAGCTGACCGCGAAGGAGATCAACACCCTTCCGACGCGCACCTCCGCGTACACGGCGGCGGTCACGGCCGACCCGGCGAAGAAGGCGTTCCAGCAGGCGCTGAGCGTCTCCAGGTCCCGCCCGGTCATCCCCGGCGTGGGCGATCTGTTCGTCGCGTTCGACCAGCACTACGTCAAGATCCTGCGCGGGGACGTCTCCCCCGAGGACGGGCTGAAGGCGCTGGCGAAGGAGTGGAACACCAAGCTCCTGAAGGACTACACGGTCGGCTGA
- a CDS encoding NUDIX domain-containing protein — MERSTAVSEWINHGERMVYENRWVRVAMADVELPDGRHLDHTVIRLRPVAVAAVVNDANEVLLLWRHRFITGAWGWELPSGGTGEGEDPAAAAAREFEEETGWRPGAMRLLMAVDPMPGISTSHHRIYWAEGAERVSEPRDAFESAGREWMPLTRVPELVLRGEIRSANTAAALLMLHQMRGPK; from the coding sequence ATGGAGAGGTCGACGGCGGTGTCCGAGTGGATCAACCACGGTGAGCGGATGGTGTACGAGAACCGTTGGGTGCGGGTCGCGATGGCGGACGTGGAACTGCCCGATGGGCGGCACCTCGACCACACTGTGATCCGGCTCAGGCCAGTCGCCGTCGCCGCTGTCGTCAACGATGCGAATGAGGTGCTGCTGCTGTGGCGGCACCGGTTCATCACCGGGGCGTGGGGATGGGAGCTGCCCTCCGGTGGAACCGGTGAGGGCGAGGACCCGGCGGCGGCAGCGGCCCGGGAGTTCGAGGAGGAGACCGGGTGGCGGCCTGGTGCGATGCGGCTGCTGATGGCGGTCGATCCGATGCCCGGGATCTCCACCTCCCATCACCGGATCTACTGGGCGGAGGGCGCTGAGCGGGTGAGCGAGCCCAGGGACGCGTTCGAGTCGGCAGGTCGGGAATGGATGCCACTGACCCGGGTACCGGAGCTGGTGCTGCGCGGGGAGATCCGATCGGCGAACACCGCCGCAGCGCTGCTCATGCTCCACCAGATGCGAGGACCCAAGTAG
- a CDS encoding LacI family DNA-binding transcriptional regulator — MRRVQSTPVTAPARLADIAAQAGVSEATVSRVLNGKPGVAATTRQSVLAALDVLGYERPVRLRQRSAGLVGLITPELDNPIFPALTQVIQQALTRQDYTPILATQTPGGATEDQLTEMLVDRGVSGIIFVSGLHADTSADMRRYEQLRAQGMPFVLVDGYSPKVRAPFISPDDRAAMRLAVTHLVALGHTRIGLALGPRRFVPVIRKIEGFVQVVREQLGLAPEVIETELIQHSLYSLEGGQAAASALLDRGCTAVVCASDMMALGAIRAARQRGFEVPDDISVVGFDDSPLIAFTDPPLTTVRKPVPAMGQAAVRTLLEEVRSASAAPGAARADAGTYGEFVFMPELVVRGSTASGPGVGARP; from the coding sequence ATGCGGCGGGTACAGTCCACCCCTGTGACCGCACCCGCACGACTGGCAGACATAGCGGCCCAGGCGGGGGTCAGCGAAGCGACGGTGAGCCGCGTGCTCAACGGCAAGCCCGGTGTCGCCGCGACCACCCGCCAGTCCGTACTCGCCGCACTGGACGTCCTCGGCTATGAGCGACCGGTGCGGCTGCGCCAGCGCAGCGCGGGCCTGGTGGGGCTGATCACCCCGGAGCTGGACAATCCGATATTCCCCGCGCTGACGCAGGTGATCCAGCAGGCGCTGACCCGGCAGGACTACACCCCGATCCTGGCGACGCAGACGCCGGGCGGGGCCACCGAGGACCAGCTCACGGAGATGCTGGTGGACCGGGGGGTCTCCGGGATCATCTTTGTCTCGGGGCTGCACGCGGACACCAGCGCCGACATGCGCCGCTATGAGCAGCTCCGGGCCCAGGGCATGCCCTTCGTGCTGGTCGACGGCTACTCGCCGAAGGTCCGGGCGCCGTTCATATCGCCCGACGACCGGGCGGCGATGCGGCTGGCGGTGACCCATCTGGTGGCGCTCGGGCACACCCGGATCGGGCTGGCGCTGGGGCCGCGGCGCTTCGTCCCGGTGATCCGGAAGATCGAGGGCTTCGTCCAGGTGGTGCGGGAGCAGCTCGGGCTCGCCCCCGAGGTCATCGAGACGGAGCTGATCCAGCACTCCCTGTACTCCCTGGAGGGCGGGCAGGCGGCGGCGTCGGCCCTGCTCGACCGGGGGTGCACGGCGGTGGTGTGCGCGAGCGACATGATGGCGCTGGGGGCGATACGGGCGGCGCGGCAGCGCGGTTTCGAGGTCCCGGACGACATCTCCGTGGTGGGGTTCGACGACTCCCCGCTGATCGCCTTCACGGACCCGCCGCTGACGACGGTGCGCAAGCCGGTGCCCGCGATGGGGCAGGCGGCGGTGCGGACCCTCCTGGAGGAGGTCCGGTCGGCGTCCGCGGCACCGGGCGCGGCGCGGGCGGACGCGGGGACGTACGGGGAGTTCGTCTTCATGCCGGAGCTGGTGGTGCGGGGGTCGACGGCGTCGGGCCCGGGGGTGGGGGCCCGGCCGTGA
- a CDS encoding sugar ABC transporter permease, translating into MTTPQAPDRAATPRRAGTTGASAAPRRPRGREERSRAASLALHSALIAATVIALFPIVFIVLVSIRGENGWTHPMEMEGFTLSNYTHVLGGTEFLTWMLNSVVIAGGTMLVGVLISASAGYALSRMRFPGHAPLMWTFLVCQMFPVAVLIVPLYNILGALGLLDSYGGLIITYCSVSVPFCAWMLKGYFDTIPTEIDESGRVDGLSPFGTFWRLVVPLARPGLAVTAFYTFLTAWGEVAFATQFMSSETKYTLAVGLQTFVGPHRAEWGLMTASSVLIMVPAALLFFFAQRHLVAGLTAGGTKG; encoded by the coding sequence GTGACCACCCCCCAGGCTCCGGACCGGGCCGCGACCCCCCGCCGCGCCGGGACCACCGGCGCGAGCGCCGCCCCGCGCCGGCCGCGCGGCCGTGAGGAGCGCTCCCGCGCCGCCTCGCTCGCCCTGCACTCCGCCCTGATCGCCGCCACGGTGATCGCGCTCTTCCCGATCGTCTTCATCGTGCTGGTGTCGATCCGGGGCGAGAACGGCTGGACCCACCCCATGGAGATGGAGGGCTTTACGCTCTCCAACTACACCCATGTACTGGGCGGGACCGAGTTCCTCACCTGGATGCTCAACTCCGTCGTCATCGCGGGCGGCACCATGCTGGTGGGCGTGCTGATCTCGGCGAGCGCGGGCTACGCCCTGTCCCGGATGCGGTTCCCCGGGCACGCGCCGCTGATGTGGACCTTCCTGGTCTGCCAGATGTTCCCGGTGGCCGTGCTCATCGTGCCGCTCTACAACATCCTGGGCGCGCTGGGGCTGCTGGACAGCTACGGCGGTCTGATCATCACCTACTGCTCGGTGTCCGTGCCGTTCTGCGCCTGGATGCTGAAGGGGTACTTCGACACCATCCCCACCGAGATCGACGAGTCGGGACGGGTCGACGGGCTCAGCCCCTTCGGCACCTTCTGGCGGCTGGTCGTGCCGCTGGCCCGGCCGGGCCTCGCGGTGACCGCGTTCTACACCTTCCTCACCGCGTGGGGCGAGGTCGCCTTCGCCACCCAGTTCATGAGCAGCGAGACCAAGTACACGCTGGCCGTCGGCCTCCAGACCTTCGTCGGCCCGCACCGGGCCGAGTGGGGTCTGATGACGGCGTCCTCGGTGCTGATCATGGTGCCCGCCGCACTGCTCTTCTTCTTCGCCCAGAGACACCTCGTCGCCGGGTTGACCGCGGGCGGCACCAAGGGCTGA
- a CDS encoding 4a-hydroxytetrahydrobiopterin dehydratase — protein sequence MSDKVPLGEEEIEVALCAAPGWNRVGKEITRAYSIRYHGGIAMIVHVADIERLIGHHADIDLRWGSIRFGITTHDVGYKLTGADFDLARRIDAIAAAHGATPVDN from the coding sequence GTGTCGGACAAGGTGCCACTCGGCGAAGAGGAGATCGAGGTGGCATTGTGTGCGGCGCCGGGGTGGAATCGCGTGGGGAAGGAAATCACCCGTGCCTACAGCATCAGGTATCACGGTGGTATTGCCATGATTGTCCATGTCGCGGATATTGAACGGCTCATCGGGCACCATGCCGACATCGACCTCCGATGGGGGAGTATTCGATTCGGTATCACCACACACGATGTCGGTTACAAGCTCACCGGCGCGGACTTCGATCTCGCCCGCCGTATCGATGCCATCGCCGCAGCCCACGGGGCCACGCCGGTGGATAACTGA